A stretch of the Corylus avellana chromosome ca6, CavTom2PMs-1.0 genome encodes the following:
- the LOC132185746 gene encoding AP-3 complex subunit delta produces the protein MAGGTSSLMDTLFQRNLDDVIKGLRLQLIGESAFISKALDEIRRELKSTDPHSKSTALHKLSYLSSLHHHDMSWAAFHVVEVMSSSRFAHKRIGYNAASLSFHDATPVLLLITNQLRKDLTSTNELEVSLALECLSRIATADLARDLTPEIFTLLSSSKVFVRKKAIGVVLRVFAKYPDAVRVCFKRLVENLDSSDPQILSAVVGVFCELASKDPGSYLPLAPEFYRILVDSKNNWVLIKVLKIFAKLAPLEPRLAKRVVEPICEHMRRTGAKSLMFECVRTIVSSLSEYESAVRLAVAKIRELLVDDDPNLKYLGLQALSIVAPKHYWAVLENKEVVIKALSDADPNIKLESLRLVMAMVAESNVMEISRVLVNYSLKSDPDFCNEILGSILSTCSRNVYEMIIDFDWYVSLLGEMSRIPHCQKGDEIENQLIDIGIRVKDVRPELVRVARDLLIDPALLGNPFLHRILSATAWVSGEYVEFSRNPFELMEALLQPRTSLLPPSIRAVYIHSAFKVLIFCLHSYLLQRESITSTCPDNLALGVSELVLKREMPEGSDLATCEGPPAHGEQDEGFNPRVSNQSFEDLSVENGGERIISHGQTSTPGTLENGYTYESIVNLLNLIELALGPLIGSHDVEILERARNLLCFIELIKGKLPECLVQKEENLESEEMKASKIIELMCDAFSEELCPVSVSAQERVPIPEGLVLKENLDDLETICGDIQLPPSISFSLGSPHYEEGVSASLSDLQSKEESEPSNESTSLLREHRKRHGLYYLPSEKNEIVATDYPPANDPKLQDYLNKDADDLVKLTEESLVAKKKANHAKPRPVVVKLDEGEVVSISAKRPELKDDLLSGAVREVLLGSDTRTTSSRSNPSDKSSSKRKGKEKLNIGPSELKDNLGDAEKHEHENPSSRRSRHRTHGKERRHKSPGKISEETEENGQKGKQKSSHHHAKHKARRRADTPLDVVSQTTVIPDFLL, from the coding sequence ATGGCGGGGGGCACTTCTTCCCTCATGGATACTCTCTTCCAGCGCAATCTGGACGACGTGATCAAAGGCCTCCGCCTGCAGCTCATCGGCGAGTCCGCCTTCATCTCCAAGGCCCTCGACGAGATCCGCCGCGAGCTCAAGTCCACCGACCCCCATTCCAAGTCCACCGCCCTCCACAAGCTCTCCTACTTATCCTCCCTCCACCACCACGACATGTCCTGGGCCGCCTTCCACGTCGTCGAGGTCATGTCCTCCTCGCGCTTCGCCCACAAGCGGATCGGCTACAACGCCGCCTCGCTCTCCTTCCACGACGCCACCCCTGTTCTCCTGCTCATCACCAACCAGCTCCGCAAGGATCTCACCAGCACCAACGAGTTGGAGGTAAGTCTCGCCCTTGAATGCCTCTCCAGAATTGCCACTGCTGATCTTGCTAGAGATTTAACCCCTGAAATATTCACTTTGTTGTCGAGTAGTAAGGTTTTCGTTAGGAAGAAAGCCATTGGCGTTGTTTTGAGGGTGTTTGCCAAATACCCAGATGCCGTGAGAGTGTGTTTTAAGCGTTTGGTTGAGAATTTAGATAGCTCGGACCCCCAGATTTTGTCTGCGGTTGTTGGGGTCTTTTGCGAGCTGGCCTCGAAAGACCCCGGATCATATCTTCCTCTGGCGCCTGAGTTTTATAGGATATTAGTGGATTCTAAGAACAATTGGGTCTTGATTAAGGTATTGAAGATTTTTGCCAAGTTGGCTCCATTAGAGCCGAGGTTGGCAAAGAGGGTTGTTGAGCCAATATGCGAGCATATGAGGAGGACCGGGGCGAAATCACTGATGTTTGAGTGTGTTAGGACTATTGTGAGTAGTTTGAGTGAATATGAATCTGCTGTGAGGCTTGCTGTCGCGAAGATTCGGGAATTGTTGGTTGATGATGATCCAAATCTTAAGTATCTTGGATTGCAGGCGCTTTCGATTGTTGCACCAAAGCACTATTGGGCAGTGTTGGAGAACAAGGAGGTTGTGATTAAGGCGTTGAGTGATGCGGATCCTAATATCAAGCTTGAGTCCTTGCGTCTTGTGATGGCAATGGTTGCTGAGAGTAATGTGATGgaaatttctagggttttggtGAATTATTCTCTTAAATCTGACCCAGATTTTTGTAATGAGATTCTGGGGTCCATTTTATCAACATGTTCTAGAAATGTGTATGAGATGATTATTGACTTTGATTGGTATGTGTCGCTTCTTGGAGAAATGTCAAGGATTCCACATTGCCAAAAGGGTGATGAAATCGAGAATCAGCTAATTGATATTGGTATTAGGGTCAAGGATGTTAGACCCGAGCTTGTTCGGGTTGCTCGTGATCTGCTGATTGATCCTGCATTACTTGGTAACCCTTTCTTGCATAGGATATTATCTGCTACTGCTTGGGTGTCAGGGGAGTATGTTGAGTTCTCAAGGAATCCATTTGAACTTATGGAGGCACTTTTACAACCTCGTACGAGTCTCTTGCCACCTTCAATAAGGGCAGTTTATATCCATTCTGCTTTTAAAGTATTAATCTTTTGCCTGCATTCTTACCTGCTGCAAAGGGAGAGCATTACATCCACTTGTCCTGATAATTTGGCACTGGGTGTTTCAGAATTAGTCTTGAAAAGGGAAATGCCAGAGGGTTCTGATTTGGCAACATGTGAAGGCCCTCCTGCTCATGGCGAACAGGATGAAGGGTTCAACCCAAGGGTTTCAAATCAATCATTTGAAGATCTTTCTGTAGAAAATGGTGGGGAAAGAATTATTAGTCATGGTCAGACATCTACCCCTGGTACCTTGGAGAACGGTTACACATATGAATCTATTGTTAACCTATTAAATCTAATTGAATTGGCTCTGGGCCCACTCATAGGTAGCCATGATGTAGAAATACTGGAGAGAGCACGGAATCTATTATGTTTCATTGAGTTGATTAAGGGAAAACTACCTGAATGCTTAGTGcagaaggaagaaaatttggaaagtGAAGAGATGAAAGCTTCCAAAATCATCGAACTGATGTGTGATGCTTTTTCTGAGGAGCTTTGTCCAGTCTCAGTTAGTGCTCAGGAAAGAGTTCCTATACCAGAAGGGTTAGTGCTTAAGGAGAATCTTGATGATTTGGAGACAATATGTGGTGATATTCAACTACCTCCAtcaatttcattttctcttgGAAGTCCTCATTATGAGGAGGGGGTTAGTGCTTCTCTCTCTGACCTTCAGAGCAAAGAAGAGTCAGAACCATCAAACGAGTCCACGTCTCTGCTCAGGGAACACCGTAAGCGGCATGGATTATACTATCTTCCTtcagagaaaaatgaaattgtagCAACAGATTATCCACCTGCCAATGACCCTAAGTTGCAGGATTATCTTAATAAAGACGCTGATGATCTAGTTAAGCTTACAGAGGAATCACTTGTCGCAAAGAAAAAGGCAAACCATGCAAAGCCTAGGCCTGTAGTGGTGAAATTGGATGAAGGAGAGGTCGTATCTATTTCAGCCAAAAGGCCAGAGCTGAAAGATGATTTGCTCTCTGGTGCTGTGCGGGAAGTTCTTTTAGGAAGTGACACCAGGACAACTTCCTCGCGAAGTAACCCATCTGATAAGTCTTCcagtaaaagaaaagggaaggaaaaacTAAACATTGGTCCTTCCGAATTGAAAGATAATTTGGGTGATGCGGAAAAGCATGAGCATGAAAATCCAAGTTCAAGAAGAAGCAGACACCGTACTCATGGTAAGGAGAGAAGACATAAGAGTCCAGGAAAGATTAGTGAGGAAACGGAAGAAAATGGTCAGAAAGGAAAGCAAAAGAGTAGTCATCACCATGCTAAGCATAAAGCTCGACGAAGAGCTGATACGCCCTTGGATGTGGTTTCACAAACAACAGTAATTCCGGATTTTCTTTTGTAG